The DNA window TAAAATTGGCAAATACGGCACAAGCCCGCAAGCGTGCAAAGCAAGCCGAAAAGCAGCGCGCTCATAATAGCAGCCTGCGTTCAGAGCTGCGCACTGCAATCAAAAAAGTAGTTAAAGCAATCGAAATCGGCGATAAAGTTGCTGCGCAAGCTGTATACAGCACCTCTGTCGGTACCCTAGACAGCATTGCTGACAAGAAAATCATTCACAAGAACAAGGCTTCTCGCCACAAGAGTCGCCTGTCTGCCGCTATCAAAGCGATGGCCTGAATTTAAGGGCTTGAATACCAAAACCCCCAGTTATTAACTGGGGGTTTTGTACTTATATGCCCAAGAAAACTCGACTCTTAATTGCATTCAGCGTTTAAGATGCCGGACGCTCAGAACAACGCCTCCCATCCAGAACCTGCAAATCATTGTCCTTGGCAAAACCCATTAAAAAAGCATGGGCTTTAGGTTGGGCTTCTTTTAGTTTGTTATCCACGACCACACACTTCACACCATCAATCGTTACAGGCCTGACATAAGGCGAATAACACATGCGGTGATCTTTGCCAAACGTCGACAACACCCCTGAAAGCCGCTCAGCCCAGTCGCTCGGCCTGAAAGCCTTACCTGCGGAGGTTAGCCCCTGAATAATCATTTCGGCTGGTTGTGTGTCAGGCATATCAAATATTTACTGTTGAATTAATTGCGCCATTT is part of the Sulfurirhabdus autotrophica genome and encodes:
- a CDS encoding DUF3579 domain-containing protein: MPDTQPAEMIIQGLTSAGKAFRPSDWAERLSGVLSTFGKDHRMCYSPYVRPVTIDGVKCVVVDNKLKEAQPKAHAFLMGFAKDNDLQVLDGRRCSERPAS
- the rpsT gene encoding 30S ribosomal protein S20, whose translation is MANTAQARKRAKQAEKQRAHNSSLRSELRTAIKKVVKAIEIGDKVAAQAVYSTSVGTLDSIADKKIIHKNKASRHKSRLSAAIKAMA